From the Neosynechococcus sphagnicola sy1 genome, one window contains:
- a CDS encoding MGH1-like glycoside hydrolase domain-containing protein, which yields MTPEIARLEAARTQKTPWKQWGPYLSERQWGTVREDYSPYGTAWDDFSHDQARSRAYRWGEDGIAGIADDQQRLCFAIALWNGNDPILKERIFGLTGSEGNHGEDPKDYYFYLDSTPTHSYMKCLYKYPQAEFPYAWLAAENRQRGRLAPEFELLDTGVFADNRYFDVVVEYAKAAPEDLLIQITVTNHGPETASLALLPTLWFRNTWSWQPGSPKPQLHQGQTQAGVSVVHVQHAELGDYTLYCQRCDAAAVPLLFTENETNSQRLFGTENPTPYVKDGIHDYVVNGVTTAVNPKQQGTKVAAHYQLEIPATKTQVVQLRLSKAADLPSPFDREFAQTFRTRLQEADDFYQQLAPASLSPDLRNIQRQAFAGMMWCKQYYYYYVDTWLKGDGFPPPPERKQGRNHQWGHLDAQDIISMCDKWEYPWFAAWDLAFHCIPLAMIDPDYAKYQLDIITREWYMHPNGQLPAYEWAFGDVNPPVHAWGTWRVYKIEEKLRGQGDRQFLERVFQKLMLNFTWWVNRKDREGRNVFEGGFLGMDNVGVFDRSAQLPTGGYIEQADGTSWMGMYCLNLLTIALELAKENPVYEDIATKFFEHFLYIADAMNKIGSESTELWDEEDGFYYDVLRLPDGHSVRLKVRSMVGLVPLFAVATLEPEILEKLPGFRQRVEWFIAHRPDLTRNVACVEACGLESRRLLAICYPEKLRRILQTMLDESEFFSDYGIRSVSRCHAEAPYVFYVDGVPHRVDYEPAESSSGLFGGNSNWRGPIWFPMNFLLIESLQKFHHYFGDNFQLECPTGSGKMMNLWEIAQELSQRLIRIFAQDSQQHRPLYGGIPEFQTNPQWRDLILFYEYFHGDNGAGLGANHQTGWTGLVAKLIQQVGNQSP from the coding sequence ATGACGCCAGAGATTGCCCGCTTAGAAGCCGCCCGCACCCAAAAAACCCCTTGGAAGCAGTGGGGACCTTATTTGAGCGAACGTCAGTGGGGCACCGTTCGGGAAGATTACAGTCCCTATGGCACCGCTTGGGATGATTTTAGCCATGATCAAGCCCGCTCCCGTGCCTATCGCTGGGGAGAAGATGGCATTGCCGGGATTGCCGATGATCAGCAACGACTCTGTTTTGCGATCGCCCTCTGGAATGGCAACGATCCTATCCTCAAAGAGCGAATTTTTGGGTTGACGGGCTCGGAGGGCAATCACGGGGAAGATCCCAAGGATTATTATTTTTATCTGGACAGCACCCCGACCCATTCCTACATGAAATGCCTGTACAAATATCCCCAGGCAGAATTCCCTTACGCTTGGTTAGCCGCAGAAAATCGGCAACGAGGACGGCTGGCTCCAGAATTTGAACTCTTAGATACCGGGGTATTTGCCGACAATCGCTACTTCGATGTGGTGGTGGAGTACGCCAAAGCCGCCCCCGAAGACCTCCTGATTCAAATTACCGTCACCAATCATGGCCCAGAAACCGCATCCCTGGCTCTCTTGCCCACCCTGTGGTTTCGCAATACCTGGTCTTGGCAGCCCGGATCGCCAAAACCCCAGCTCCACCAGGGGCAAACCCAAGCAGGGGTCAGCGTTGTCCACGTCCAGCATGCTGAACTGGGGGACTATACCCTCTACTGCCAGCGTTGCGATGCAGCAGCCGTGCCCCTGTTGTTCACAGAGAATGAGACTAATTCCCAGCGACTCTTTGGGACTGAAAATCCCACCCCCTACGTCAAAGACGGCATCCACGACTATGTTGTCAACGGAGTCACCACCGCCGTCAACCCTAAACAGCAGGGAACCAAGGTTGCGGCTCACTATCAGTTAGAAATTCCCGCCACAAAGACTCAGGTGGTGCAACTGCGTCTCAGCAAGGCAGCGGATCTGCCATCTCCCTTTGACCGTGAGTTTGCTCAAACCTTTCGGACTCGGTTGCAAGAAGCTGATGACTTTTATCAACAACTGGCACCGGCCTCCCTCAGTCCAGACTTACGGAATATTCAACGGCAAGCCTTTGCTGGCATGATGTGGTGTAAGCAGTACTACTATTACTACGTCGATACCTGGCTTAAAGGCGATGGATTTCCCCCACCGCCGGAACGGAAGCAAGGCCGGAATCACCAGTGGGGGCATCTTGATGCCCAGGATATTATCTCCATGTGTGATAAGTGGGAGTACCCCTGGTTTGCTGCCTGGGATTTGGCCTTCCACTGCATTCCCCTAGCGATGATTGACCCAGATTACGCCAAATATCAGCTGGACATCATCACCCGTGAGTGGTACATGCACCCCAACGGTCAGCTCCCTGCCTATGAATGGGCCTTTGGGGATGTCAACCCCCCCGTTCACGCCTGGGGAACCTGGCGAGTTTACAAGATTGAGGAAAAACTTCGCGGTCAAGGCGATCGCCAGTTCCTAGAGCGGGTGTTTCAAAAACTGATGCTCAACTTCACCTGGTGGGTGAACCGCAAGGATCGGGAAGGGCGCAACGTTTTTGAAGGCGGCTTTCTGGGGATGGATAACGTCGGCGTCTTTGACCGCAGTGCCCAACTGCCCACGGGTGGGTATATTGAACAGGCAGATGGCACCAGTTGGATGGGGATGTACTGCTTGAACCTGCTCACCATTGCCCTGGAACTTGCCAAAGAAAATCCTGTTTATGAGGATATTGCCACCAAATTCTTTGAGCATTTTCTCTATATTGCCGATGCCATGAACAAAATCGGCTCTGAGTCCACGGAACTCTGGGATGAGGAGGATGGGTTTTATTACGATGTGCTGCGGCTGCCCGATGGTCACTCGGTGCGGCTGAAAGTTCGCTCGATGGTGGGCTTGGTTCCCCTGTTTGCAGTTGCCACCCTGGAACCAGAGATTCTAGAGAAATTGCCCGGATTTCGGCAGCGTGTGGAATGGTTTATTGCCCATCGTCCCGATTTGACCCGGAATGTCGCCTGTGTGGAAGCCTGTGGCCTAGAGTCACGACGGCTACTGGCAATTTGCTACCCTGAGAAACTACGGCGGATTCTCCAGACAATGCTGGATGAGTCCGAGTTTTTCAGCGATTACGGTATTCGCTCGGTTTCCCGCTGTCATGCCGAGGCACCCTATGTTTTCTATGTCGATGGGGTACCCCATCGGGTCGATTACGAACCGGCGGAATCGAGTAGCGGCCTGTTTGGCGGCAATTCCAATTGGCGCGGCCCCATCTGGTTCCCGATGAATTTTCTCCTAATTGAGTCTCTACAAAAGTTCCATCATTATTTTGGCGATAATTTTCAACTGGAGTGTCCCACCGGATCAGGCAAAATGATGAATCTCTGGGAGATTGCCCAAGAGCTATCCCAGCGGTTGATCCGCATTTTTGCCCAAGATAGCCAGCAGCATCGCCCTCTCTACGGCGGGATTCCAGAATTCCAAACCAACCCCCAGTGGCGCGATCTGATTCTGTTCTATGAATATTTCCATGGGGATAATGGCGCAGGACTGGGGGCTAACCACCAAACTGGCTGGACGGGTCTAGTGGCTAAACTGATTCAGCAGGTTGGCAACCAGTCCCCTTAG
- a CDS encoding NADPH-dependent FMN reductase, translating to MSTDQSLFIPVLLGTARQGRMSEPVARFILGEVAKRPGITTELIDVRGLALSTLDAGEAIKHPHFSAAMARADALIIVTPEYNHGYPGLLKHALDSNYKEYTRKAVGLCGVSVGGFGGVRVIESLLPVLKALGLVTIVTDLNFGEVKTLFDPSGNLLDQAYVRRCDRFLTELVWMAATLRHGREQIPLP from the coding sequence ATGTCTACCGATCAATCCTTATTTATTCCTGTCCTCCTGGGAACGGCTCGCCAAGGACGCATGAGTGAGCCAGTGGCCCGATTTATCTTAGGGGAAGTGGCCAAACGCCCAGGAATTACCACAGAATTGATTGACGTGCGAGGGTTAGCACTGTCCACATTGGATGCCGGAGAAGCAATTAAACATCCCCATTTCTCCGCCGCGATGGCACGAGCGGATGCCCTGATTATTGTTACCCCAGAGTATAACCACGGTTACCCCGGTCTACTGAAACACGCCCTGGACAGTAATTACAAAGAGTACACCCGAAAAGCAGTGGGGCTTTGTGGCGTTTCCGTGGGTGGTTTTGGCGGGGTGCGGGTGATTGAGTCGCTGTTACCCGTGCTCAAGGCCTTGGGGTTGGTCACCATTGTTACCGACCTCAACTTTGGGGAGGTGAAGACCCTCTTTGATCCGTCGGGCAATCTACTGGATCAAGCCTATGTGCGCCGCTGCGATCGGTTCTTAACAGAACTGGTCTGGATGGCCGCCACCCTCCGCCACGGGCGAGAACAGATTCCGTTACCCTAA
- a CDS encoding glycosyltransferase family 2 protein — translation MAPRSRAGAEIAALSPAAFATVGDFYRSQNRLESLLVIFCRGATIKSGAIVFISVVIPTYNRRAILEKCLVALEQQHLSPDTPISGYEVVVVDDGSTDGTLEWLAQQRGVFPHVRCLQQDHQGPAAARNLGVTAAIGETIIFIDSDLVVTASFLQAHAEALVQGQQTLGRDRLFTYGRVINTCNFEHPTSEPYKITDFSAAYFATGNVAIARHWLEAAGLFDTQFHLYGWEDLELGVRLKHLGLKLVKCPEAVGYHWHPAFHLEQIPRMIDREIQRGSDGGAVLSKASYLGSTNDDSDDLDSPPTLGAAVPGRASE, via the coding sequence GAGCCGGAGCTGAGATCGCTGCACTTTCCCCCGCTGCATTCGCCACAGTGGGGGATTTTTACCGGAGTCAGAACCGTCTGGAAAGTCTTCTTGTTATATTTTGCAGGGGAGCCACTATCAAGTCAGGGGCAATTGTGTTCATCAGCGTTGTCATTCCTACCTATAATCGTCGAGCCATTTTAGAGAAATGTTTGGTTGCCTTAGAGCAGCAGCACCTCAGTCCCGATACCCCGATCTCCGGGTATGAAGTGGTGGTGGTGGATGATGGTTCCACCGATGGCACCCTTGAGTGGCTGGCACAACAGCGGGGAGTATTTCCCCATGTGCGGTGCTTGCAGCAGGATCATCAAGGACCCGCTGCGGCTCGCAATTTAGGGGTGACCGCCGCGATCGGAGAGACGATCATTTTTATTGACAGTGATTTAGTGGTGACGGCAAGCTTTCTCCAGGCCCATGCCGAGGCACTGGTGCAGGGACAGCAAACCTTGGGGAGAGATCGCCTCTTTACCTATGGGCGCGTGATTAATACCTGTAATTTTGAGCATCCCACCTCGGAACCCTATAAGATCACTGATTTTTCGGCAGCTTACTTTGCTACCGGAAATGTAGCGATCGCCCGTCACTGGTTAGAAGCAGCGGGATTATTTGATACCCAGTTTCACCTCTATGGCTGGGAAGATCTGGAGTTGGGGGTGCGCTTAAAGCACCTGGGGTTAAAGCTGGTGAAATGCCCTGAGGCCGTGGGTTATCACTGGCATCCCGCCTTTCACCTGGAGCAAATTCCCCGGATGATCGATCGGGAAATTCAACGGGGGTCGGATGGGGGTGCTGTTTTATCAAAAGCATCCTACCTGGGAAGTACAAATGATGATTCAGATGACCTGGATTCACCGCCTACTCTGGGGGCTGCTGTCCCTGGGAGGGCGTCTGAATGA
- a CDS encoding VOC family protein translates to MLNRFSILARVVLALGTGTAIAFGSQLPEISTGLQLRLQPQTVGIAAVPQIRATTVQSIGPVVIPVSNMERAIAFYTQVLTFEKRSDQVRSGATYDRLEGVPHLKLRVVKLQLGEEGIELTEFLTPKGKPLPLDFKSNDHWFQHIAIVVKDLEQAYRRLRQFKVQHASSGPQRLPDWNPNAGGIEAFYFQDPDGHHLELIKFPPGKGNPRWQQPTQALFLGIDHTAIVVADTDISRKFYRDLLGLQVVGASENYGTEQEHLNNVFGARLQITALRAAGGIGVEFLQYLAPPGGRPKPAATRSNDLINWQTTLVVDHLEALLPELRAGQYRLISPGVVAIADGSLGFKKALLVEDPDGHPLRIVEK, encoded by the coding sequence ATGTTGAATCGATTTTCCATCCTTGCTCGTGTCGTCTTAGCCCTGGGAACGGGAACCGCGATCGCCTTCGGGAGCCAGCTGCCCGAAATCTCTACTGGATTGCAATTACGCCTGCAACCTCAGACCGTGGGGATCGCAGCGGTTCCCCAAATCCGCGCCACCACGGTTCAATCCATCGGCCCCGTGGTAATTCCGGTGTCTAACATGGAGCGGGCGATCGCCTTTTATACCCAGGTACTGACCTTTGAAAAACGCTCCGATCAGGTGCGGTCAGGAGCCACTTACGATCGCTTGGAGGGAGTTCCGCACCTGAAGTTGCGAGTGGTAAAGCTACAACTGGGTGAGGAAGGGATTGAGCTAACCGAGTTTCTGACCCCCAAGGGCAAGCCCCTGCCCTTGGACTTTAAAAGCAATGATCACTGGTTCCAGCATATTGCCATTGTGGTCAAGGACCTAGAGCAAGCCTACCGGCGGCTGCGTCAGTTTAAGGTGCAACATGCTTCCTCCGGCCCCCAGCGCTTACCAGACTGGAACCCGAATGCGGGGGGCATTGAAGCCTTCTATTTTCAGGACCCGGATGGTCATCATCTAGAGCTGATTAAATTCCCCCCTGGGAAAGGGAACCCCCGCTGGCAACAACCCACCCAGGCGCTGTTTTTGGGGATTGATCACACGGCGATTGTGGTTGCGGATACGGACATCAGTCGCAAATTTTACCGGGATCTGTTGGGTTTACAAGTGGTTGGAGCCAGTGAAAACTATGGCACGGAGCAAGAACATCTCAACAACGTTTTTGGTGCCAGACTTCAAATTACTGCTCTCCGGGCTGCTGGGGGGATTGGGGTAGAATTTTTGCAATATCTCGCCCCCCCTGGGGGCCGTCCCAAGCCAGCAGCAACCCGTTCCAATGATTTAATCAACTGGCAAACGACCCTGGTGGTGGATCATTTAGAGGCACTGCTCCCCGAGTTACGTGCCGGTCAATATCGGTTGATTTCCCCCGGTGTGGTGGCGATCGCCGATGGTTCATTGGGCTTCAAAAAAGCCTTGTTGGTGGAAGATCCCGATGGTCATCCCCTGCGGATTGTTGAGAAATAG